A genomic region of Streptomyces rimosus contains the following coding sequences:
- a CDS encoding helix-turn-helix domain-containing protein, giving the protein MPGRPAAFSRISTRSVAPADRVDLWEDYNRRALVGLTCSPYSEDGLLATQTNTGLGSLRLADIAGNEHVIERSPRTCRAAPKDSVFATLLVSGRAVFFHGGGCFTLGAGDLVLYDTRRSYLLGFPTAMRQLLVDMPREVFAERCLPGGVPAPLVFGRGAPDEAPLLRCLETVLADRFGRPGTGDAAAERTVLELVRSLAVLRGDGGRGGGEPGTRLLLAKQHIDRHLADPRLGPEHVANALGISTRQLGRDFRRAGPSPSRYILERRLERARQDLADPASARLTVADIAHRWGFAGQLHFTRVFRDRFGRTPGEIRPAVMGPGRADRAVVRQSSRDTL; this is encoded by the coding sequence GTGCCCGGACGTCCCGCCGCCTTCTCCCGGATCTCGACCCGGTCGGTCGCCCCCGCGGACCGCGTGGACCTGTGGGAGGACTACAACCGGCGGGCCCTGGTCGGCCTGACCTGCTCCCCGTACTCCGAGGACGGACTGCTGGCCACGCAGACCAACACCGGCCTCGGCAGCCTGCGGCTGGCCGACATCGCCGGCAACGAGCACGTCATCGAACGCAGCCCCCGCACCTGCCGCGCGGCCCCCAAGGACTCGGTCTTCGCCACCCTGCTGGTGTCCGGCCGGGCGGTGTTCTTCCACGGCGGCGGCTGCTTCACCCTCGGCGCCGGCGATCTGGTCCTGTACGACACCCGCCGCTCGTACCTGCTCGGGTTCCCCACCGCGATGCGCCAGCTGCTGGTGGACATGCCCCGCGAGGTGTTCGCCGAGCGGTGCCTGCCCGGCGGGGTGCCCGCGCCGCTGGTCTTCGGCCGCGGGGCGCCGGACGAGGCGCCGCTGCTGCGCTGCCTGGAGACCGTACTGGCCGACCGGTTCGGACGGCCGGGCACCGGTGACGCGGCGGCCGAGCGCACCGTACTGGAGCTTGTGCGCTCCCTGGCCGTACTCCGCGGCGACGGCGGCCGTGGCGGCGGGGAGCCGGGCACCCGGCTGCTGCTCGCCAAACAACACATCGACCGGCATCTGGCCGACCCCCGCCTGGGCCCCGAGCACGTCGCGAACGCGCTCGGCATCTCCACGCGCCAGCTCGGCCGCGACTTCCGGCGGGCCGGACCGAGCCCGTCCCGCTACATCCTGGAACGCCGCCTGGAGCGGGCCCGGCAGGACCTGGCCGACCCCGCGTCCGCCCGGCTGACCGTCGCGGACATCGCCCACCGCTGGGGCTTCGCCGGCCAGCTGCACTTCACCCGGGTCTTCCGGGACCGCTTCGGCCGCACACCGGGGGAGATCCGCCCGGCCGTCATGGGGCCCGGCCGGGCGGATCGCGCGGTCGTGCGTCAGTCCTCCAGGGACACGTTGTAG
- a CDS encoding 2,4'-dihydroxyacetophenone dioxygenase family protein, which translates to MPEQAADEFWKNLRPIENSFKPDALPEVHIPGAATDDDRYYAPFTGTVGSRPLWINVKDNSWSDILRAKEAGLVNRHYHPHEVFAYTLSGKWGYLERPWTARAGDFVYEAPGEGHTLVAYESDEPMKTLFIVKGPLIWLDEHGEPTGYFDVHDYIAMCRAHYERVGIGADHVDGLFR; encoded by the coding sequence ATGCCCGAGCAGGCAGCCGACGAGTTCTGGAAGAACCTCAGGCCCATCGAGAACTCCTTCAAGCCCGACGCCCTGCCCGAGGTCCACATCCCGGGCGCGGCCACCGACGACGACCGCTACTACGCCCCGTTCACCGGGACCGTGGGCTCACGCCCGCTGTGGATCAACGTCAAGGACAACTCCTGGTCCGACATCCTGCGCGCCAAGGAAGCCGGGCTGGTCAACCGGCACTACCACCCGCACGAGGTGTTCGCGTACACCCTCTCCGGCAAGTGGGGCTACCTGGAACGGCCCTGGACGGCGCGCGCCGGGGACTTCGTTTACGAGGCGCCGGGGGAGGGCCACACCCTGGTCGCGTACGAGAGCGACGAGCCGATGAAGACCCTGTTCATCGTCAAGGGGCCGCTCATCTGGCTCGACGAGCACGGCGAGCCCACCGGCTACTTCGACGTGCACGACTACATCGCGATGTGCCGCGCCCACTACGAGCGGGTCGGCATCGGCGCCGACCACGTCGACGGGTTGTTCCGCTGA
- a CDS encoding endonuclease/exonuclease/phosphatase family protein: MRTSTRGAAACGARRPGLRIAVPALLLAGLLAFPGVLPNSPGHLGSLAETALPWFGALVPVLLGWAAMRRSVVGVAAALVPGVVWACVFLPGYLPGGDGARADFHVLTFNVGGDRTAPAEVARQVIGTGADVVALEKVPASAMPAYERALGAVYPHHVTANTLGLWSRYPVRGTANLNLGGAWPHAVRALVATPGGDTAVYAVRLPSVRVRADAGFTVDARDRSAAELAGRVREDRAARVVVLGDLNGSLRDRGLAPLARQLAAAQREAGRGPGFTWPAAFPLVRIDHVLLRGLTATGSTVLADHLGSDHRPVLTGLRGADGT, from the coding sequence GTGAGAACGTCCACCCGTGGCGCCGCTGCCTGTGGCGCGCGGCGCCCCGGCCTCCGTATCGCCGTCCCCGCCCTGCTCCTCGCCGGACTGCTGGCCTTTCCCGGGGTACTGCCCAACAGTCCGGGGCACCTCGGGAGTCTGGCCGAGACCGCGCTGCCCTGGTTCGGTGCGCTCGTGCCGGTCCTGCTGGGGTGGGCGGCGATGCGCCGCTCCGTGGTGGGGGTGGCCGCCGCGCTGGTGCCGGGGGTGGTGTGGGCCTGTGTGTTCCTGCCCGGCTATCTCCCGGGCGGGGACGGCGCGCGGGCCGACTTCCACGTCCTGACGTTCAACGTCGGCGGCGACCGCACCGCGCCCGCCGAGGTCGCCCGGCAGGTGATCGGCACGGGGGCCGACGTGGTGGCGCTGGAGAAGGTGCCCGCGTCGGCCATGCCCGCGTACGAACGGGCGCTGGGCGCGGTCTACCCGCACCATGTCACGGCCAACACCCTCGGCCTGTGGTCCCGTTACCCGGTGCGCGGGACGGCGAACCTGAACCTGGGCGGCGCCTGGCCGCACGCCGTACGGGCGCTCGTCGCCACCCCCGGCGGCGACACCGCCGTATACGCCGTGCGCCTGCCGTCCGTACGGGTGCGGGCGGACGCGGGCTTCACCGTGGACGCGCGCGACCGGAGCGCGGCCGAGCTGGCCGGCCGGGTGCGCGAGGACCGGGCGGCCCGTGTGGTGGTGCTCGGCGATCTCAACGGCAGCCTGCGCGACCGAGGGCTGGCACCGCTGGCCCGGCAGCTGGCCGCCGCCCAGCGGGAGGCCGGGCGCGGCCCCGGCTTCACCTGGCCCGCGGCGTTCCCGCTCGTACGCATCGACCACGTCCTGCTGCGCGGTCTGACGGCCACCGGGTCCACCGTCCTGGCGGACCACCTCGGCAGCGATCACCGGCCGGTGCTGACCGGGCTGCGCGGAGCGGACGGTACGTGA
- a CDS encoding helix-turn-helix domain-containing protein, whose product MQNPSGETFARGPWHELPTSFGSLLRPRIDAIASDMVEAIRDEVPAYRRPLDSSMGRDLVDSVCRAMRQFAELTEAPESTQDHHVRHFRHLGRVEFLNGRTTDGLQAAFRVGARVGSRRYAEIARTASLPTEIVLPLHEAVLTHINALSNEAVRGFVAAQARAEGEVQRSRRALAQALLEQPRGTPREPLEALAARARWPLPRRVACLVVRDAAGSRFTMPGLGGEVLALSRGADLVVVLPEPGDGGPTGVEDVRSAVRGRTAALGPAVAPRDAWVSLVCVRLALNHHRDTGAPDGGLLTVGDRLAEVHLLGGAHIGRLLADRALGALDGLPAGRAARLAETLDALLMSWGRSAPEVAQALGIHPQTARKRLRQLDALFDGRLADPDFRFAALLALRTRALGR is encoded by the coding sequence ATGCAGAACCCGTCTGGCGAGACGTTCGCGCGCGGCCCCTGGCACGAACTCCCGACGTCCTTCGGCTCGTTGCTGCGCCCCCGGATCGACGCCATCGCCTCCGACATGGTCGAGGCCATCCGCGACGAGGTGCCCGCCTACCGGCGCCCGCTCGACTCCTCCATGGGGCGCGACCTGGTCGACTCGGTGTGCCGCGCGATGCGCCAGTTCGCGGAGCTGACGGAGGCCCCGGAGAGCACCCAGGACCATCACGTCCGGCACTTCCGCCACCTGGGGCGCGTGGAATTCCTCAACGGGCGCACCACGGACGGCCTCCAGGCCGCCTTCCGCGTCGGCGCTCGGGTCGGCAGCCGCCGCTACGCGGAGATCGCCCGTACGGCTTCGCTGCCCACCGAGATCGTCCTGCCGCTGCACGAAGCGGTGCTGACCCACATCAACGCCCTGTCCAACGAGGCGGTCAGGGGGTTCGTCGCCGCCCAGGCCCGTGCGGAGGGCGAGGTGCAGCGCAGCCGGCGCGCCCTGGCGCAGGCGTTGCTGGAACAGCCGCGCGGCACGCCCCGCGAACCGCTCGAAGCGCTCGCCGCGCGGGCCCGCTGGCCGCTGCCCCGCAGGGTCGCCTGCCTCGTCGTACGGGACGCGGCGGGCAGCCGGTTCACCATGCCGGGGCTAGGCGGGGAGGTCCTGGCGCTGTCGCGCGGAGCGGACCTCGTGGTGGTCCTTCCGGAGCCGGGGGACGGCGGCCCGACCGGTGTCGAGGACGTACGGAGCGCGGTCCGCGGCCGCACCGCGGCACTCGGCCCGGCCGTCGCGCCACGCGACGCCTGGGTGTCGCTGGTGTGCGTGCGTCTGGCGCTGAACCACCACCGGGACACGGGAGCGCCGGACGGCGGCCTCCTGACCGTCGGTGACCGACTGGCCGAGGTGCACCTGCTGGGTGGCGCGCACATCGGGCGCCTGCTGGCGGACCGGGCGCTCGGCGCGCTCGACGGACTGCCCGCGGGCCGCGCGGCGCGGCTGGCGGAGACACTCGACGCCCTGCTCATGTCCTGGGGCCGCAGCGCCCCCGAGGTCGCGCAGGCCCTGGGCATCCATCCCCAGACGGCCCGCAAACGCCTGCGCCAATTGGACGCCCTCTTCGACGGCCGCCTCGCCGATCCGGACTTCCGCTTCGCGGCGCTGCTGGCGTTACGGACGCGGGCGCTGGGGAGGTGA
- a CDS encoding esterase/lipase family protein, translating to MRSNGTTRTRRRRPLAALTGLLVTAGLALAGTTTAASAQTAPARTTAAPAASAPHATASPTAADPVGPRQGDFLSAFLYSVAKPTALPIGANDWSCKPGRTHPRPVVLVHGTFENRYANWAALSPTLKDAGYCVFALNYGGTRGPILATGDIAKSAGQLDTFVDRVRAATGADKVDLVGYSQGGMMPRYYIKNLGGAAKIDKLVAFVPTNHGTSLLGFGLLARLIPGADVVAGAVCPACEQQVVGSRFIKELNAGGETDPAVDYTVITTWYDEVVTPYSSAFLAPARNVTNETVQSHCLIDPITHLNITYDRTATRLALNALDPAHAQRPTC from the coding sequence ATGCGCAGCAACGGGACCACGCGCACGAGACGCCGCCGGCCACTGGCCGCACTGACCGGCCTGCTGGTGACGGCCGGTCTGGCGCTGGCCGGCACGACCACGGCCGCGAGCGCCCAGACCGCGCCCGCTCGGACCACCGCCGCACCGGCGGCCTCCGCACCGCACGCGACCGCCTCCCCCACCGCCGCCGACCCCGTCGGGCCGCGGCAGGGCGACTTCCTGTCCGCCTTCCTCTACTCGGTCGCCAAACCGACCGCCCTGCCCATCGGCGCGAACGACTGGTCGTGCAAGCCGGGCCGGACCCATCCCCGTCCGGTCGTCCTCGTGCACGGCACGTTCGAGAACCGGTACGCCAACTGGGCCGCCCTCTCCCCCACGCTCAAGGACGCCGGCTACTGCGTCTTCGCCCTCAACTACGGAGGTACCCGGGGCCCCATTCTCGCCACCGGCGACATCGCGAAGTCGGCCGGACAGCTCGATACGTTCGTCGACCGGGTGCGGGCGGCGACCGGCGCGGACAAGGTCGACCTCGTCGGGTACTCGCAGGGCGGCATGATGCCGCGGTACTACATCAAGAACCTGGGCGGGGCCGCGAAGATCGACAAGCTCGTCGCCTTCGTACCGACCAACCACGGCACGTCGCTCCTCGGCTTCGGCCTGCTGGCCCGGCTGATCCCCGGCGCCGATGTCGTGGCCGGCGCGGTCTGCCCCGCCTGCGAGCAGCAGGTCGTCGGCTCGCGCTTCATCAAAGAGCTGAACGCCGGCGGCGAGACCGACCCGGCCGTCGACTACACCGTCATCACCACCTGGTACGACGAGGTCGTGACCCCCTACTCCTCGGCGTTCCTGGCCCCGGCCCGCAACGTCACCAACGAGACGGTCCAGAGCCACTGCCTGATCGACCCCATCACCCACCTCAACATCACCTACGACCGGACGGCGACCCGCCTCGCCCTGAACGCGCTCGACCCGGCCCACGCCCAGCGCCCCACCTGCTGA
- a CDS encoding ABC transporter permease — translation MNFLRFPAGGALRAARLRPVDLLVLCGVLALLFLIVRVGATADRPFDPGNPPAVSTDPRHLPYYAARSVLRMFAGLVPAVLFTFVFGTWAARSRRAAKVIVPAVDILQSVPVLTFLSITVTGFVALFPHSTLGLECASVFAVFTALVWNMALAFYQSLTTQPRELDEAARLMGLTRWQRFWKLDVPSGMIAQVWNGMISFGAAWFALSASETITVNNRDNALPGMGSYVAQALADGEGARVVLAIAVMVAMVVSVNFLFWRPVTAWAERFRTEDCEIAEQPRSRVLELLRRSTLPGRLGRALRPAGERLDRAMRVLGTGGGRLGAAGDEARRKRGDLVFSVLYALAVAAIGWQAVSYVLARVPLPEIGHDALLALITYGRVLLLVAFSTVVWVPVGVWIGMHPRVNRIAQPVVQVLASFPSNFVFPLVVIVLGASGISLNWGCVVLMALGAQWYVLFNVIAGASAIPGDLREAAADLGLRGRLRWTKLILPAVFPSYVTGALTASGGAWNASIQAEIVTYGSTTLTAVGIGAYIQQATADGDFARNFLGAVLMSVYVVVINRLFWRRLYRFAIKRCAL, via the coding sequence ATGAATTTCCTCCGGTTTCCGGCCGGCGGCGCGCTGCGCGCTGCCCGCCTGCGCCCCGTGGACCTCCTGGTCCTCTGCGGCGTTCTCGCCCTTCTGTTTCTCATCGTACGGGTCGGTGCCACCGCCGACCGTCCTTTCGACCCCGGAAATCCGCCGGCCGTCTCCACCGATCCGCGGCATCTGCCGTACTATGCGGCGCGTTCCGTGCTGCGGATGTTCGCGGGGCTGGTGCCCGCGGTGCTCTTCACGTTCGTGTTCGGGACCTGGGCGGCCCGGTCCCGGCGGGCGGCCAAGGTGATCGTCCCGGCGGTCGACATCCTGCAGTCCGTACCGGTGCTGACTTTTCTGAGTATCACCGTCACCGGATTCGTCGCGCTGTTCCCGCACTCCACGCTGGGCCTGGAATGCGCGTCGGTCTTCGCCGTCTTCACCGCGCTGGTGTGGAACATGGCGCTGGCCTTCTACCAGTCGCTGACCACCCAGCCCAGGGAGCTGGACGAGGCGGCCCGGCTGATGGGGCTGACCCGCTGGCAGCGGTTCTGGAAGCTGGACGTGCCCAGCGGCATGATCGCCCAGGTCTGGAACGGCATGATCAGCTTCGGTGCCGCCTGGTTCGCGCTCAGCGCCTCCGAGACGATCACCGTCAACAACCGGGACAACGCCCTGCCGGGCATGGGCTCGTACGTGGCCCAGGCGCTGGCCGACGGGGAGGGCGCCCGGGTCGTCCTGGCCATCGCCGTCATGGTCGCGATGGTGGTGTCGGTCAACTTCCTGTTCTGGCGGCCGGTGACGGCGTGGGCCGAGCGGTTCCGTACCGAGGACTGCGAGATCGCCGAGCAGCCGCGCAGCCGGGTCCTGGAGCTGCTGCGCCGCTCCACGCTGCCCGGCCGCCTGGGGCGCGCCCTGCGCCCGGCCGGTGAACGGCTCGACCGCGCGATGCGGGTGCTGGGCACCGGCGGCGGGCGGCTCGGGGCGGCCGGCGACGAGGCCCGGCGCAAGCGGGGCGACCTGGTCTTCTCCGTGCTGTACGCGCTGGCCGTCGCGGCGATCGGCTGGCAGGCGGTCTCCTACGTCCTGGCCCGCGTGCCGCTTCCCGAGATCGGCCACGACGCGCTGCTCGCGCTGATCACCTACGGCCGGGTGCTGCTGCTGGTCGCCTTCTCCACCGTGGTGTGGGTGCCCGTCGGCGTGTGGATCGGGATGCACCCCAGGGTCAACCGGATCGCCCAGCCGGTCGTGCAGGTGCTGGCGTCCTTCCCGTCGAACTTCGTCTTCCCGCTCGTCGTCATCGTGCTGGGCGCCTCCGGCATCTCGCTGAACTGGGGCTGCGTCGTGCTGATGGCGCTCGGCGCCCAGTGGTACGTGCTGTTCAACGTCATCGCGGGGGCCAGCGCCATCCCCGGCGACCTGCGCGAGGCCGCCGCCGACCTGGGGCTGCGCGGCCGGCTGCGCTGGACGAAGCTGATCCTGCCGGCGGTCTTCCCCTCGTACGTCACCGGCGCGCTGACCGCCTCGGGCGGCGCCTGGAACGCCTCGATCCAGGCCGAGATCGTCACCTACGGCAGCACCACGCTGACCGCGGTCGGCATCGGCGCGTACATCCAGCAGGCCACCGCCGACGGCGACTTCGCCCGCAACTTCCTCGGGGCCGTCCTGATGAGCGTCTACGTCGTCGTCATCAACCGGCTGTTCTGGCGGCGGCTGTACCGCTTCGCGATCAAGCGCTGCGCCCTGTAA
- a CDS encoding ribonuclease H family protein, which yields MAELITAACDGASKGNPGPAAWAWVIAGATGAVERWEAGPLGTATNNVAELTALRELLAATDPAVPLQVRMDSQYAMKAVTTWLPGWRKKGWKTAAGKPVANRDLIVAIDGLLAGRSVDFVYVPAHQVDGDPLNAAADGAASETARTQQAIGSALGSALPEPEPPAASSGGAARPSRAGRVPAARQGKGRPASRATIKARFPGQCRCGQAYGKGEPISKNSDGWGHPACAAGAGAAG from the coding sequence ATGGCAGAACTGATCACCGCCGCCTGCGACGGGGCGTCGAAAGGAAACCCCGGGCCCGCGGCCTGGGCATGGGTCATCGCGGGAGCCACGGGCGCCGTGGAGCGCTGGGAGGCCGGGCCGCTGGGCACCGCGACCAACAACGTGGCGGAACTGACCGCGCTGCGGGAACTGTTGGCGGCCACCGACCCCGCCGTGCCGCTCCAGGTGCGGATGGACTCGCAGTACGCGATGAAGGCGGTCACCACCTGGCTGCCGGGGTGGCGCAAGAAGGGGTGGAAGACCGCGGCGGGCAAGCCGGTGGCCAACCGGGATCTGATCGTCGCGATCGACGGGCTGCTCGCCGGGCGGTCGGTGGACTTCGTGTACGTACCGGCGCACCAGGTCGACGGTGACCCGCTGAACGCGGCGGCGGACGGGGCGGCCAGCGAGACCGCCCGTACCCAGCAGGCCATCGGCAGCGCCCTGGGCTCCGCGCTGCCGGAGCCGGAGCCGCCCGCCGCCTCCTCCGGCGGGGCGGCGCGGCCGTCGCGCGCCGGACGGGTCCCCGCGGCGCGCCAGGGCAAGGGCCGGCCGGCGTCGCGGGCGACCATCAAGGCGCGCTTCCCGGGGCAGTGCCGCTGCGGGCAGGCGTACGGCAAGGGCGAACCGATCTCGAAGAACTCCGACGGCTGGGGCCACCCGGCGTGCGCGGCGGGTGCCGGGGCGGCCGGATAG
- a CDS encoding DUF3140 domain-containing protein, whose amino-acid sequence MTAQVGDELWDEFHRAVNMTSRELQEWLSVEAAGENSEEVPDRAGRPLGRQVLEILGKRRTDLTDADAAAMRRVVEIIRTQRPAGTDVTAGGADWRHGLMDIGHDPLKPE is encoded by the coding sequence ATGACAGCGCAGGTCGGCGACGAACTGTGGGACGAGTTCCACCGGGCCGTCAACATGACCTCACGCGAGCTGCAGGAGTGGCTGAGCGTCGAGGCCGCGGGCGAGAACAGCGAGGAGGTTCCCGACCGGGCCGGGCGGCCCCTCGGGCGGCAGGTCCTGGAGATTCTCGGCAAGCGCCGTACCGACCTCACCGACGCCGACGCGGCGGCCATGCGCCGTGTCGTCGAGATCATCCGTACCCAGCGCCCGGCCGGTACGGACGTCACGGCCGGTGGCGCGGACTGGCGCCACGGTCTGATGGACATCGGCCACGACCCGCTGAAGCCGGAGTGA
- a CDS encoding 2,3-butanediol dehydrogenase, whose amino-acid sequence MKAVVWYGPRDVRVTERAVPVPGPHEVLLQVAYCGICGSDLHEYADGPHAIPTRASHPASGARAPLVLGHEFCGTVAAVGDGVAADSPATGDRVAVEPHYRCGTCPRCRAGEYNICRHFGFAGLVGDGGPAEYAVVQSYMAHRLPPDVPLEQAALFEPASVALHALRRAGDVRSVAVVGLEPVGLLTVLLAARRGIRRIIAADVRPDRLALAGRLGATDLADARDAADPRRPDPRAGERIRRLAGAEGVDAAFEAVGSQSALDACLAATRRGGRTVLIGLAPRLAFDALALVNNEQSIVAGVGYRDTYPELIRLVREGGLDLTPVVTSVVPLEAVVERGFAALLERAGTDIKILAAPGRPRGAVFGRGVAE is encoded by the coding sequence ATGAAAGCGGTGGTCTGGTACGGCCCACGGGATGTGCGCGTCACCGAGCGCGCCGTCCCCGTCCCCGGCCCGCACGAGGTGCTTCTCCAGGTCGCCTACTGCGGCATCTGCGGCAGCGACCTGCACGAGTACGCCGACGGGCCGCACGCCATCCCCACCCGCGCGTCCCACCCGGCCTCGGGCGCGCGGGCGCCGCTCGTCCTCGGGCACGAGTTCTGCGGGACGGTCGCGGCCGTGGGCGACGGGGTGGCCGCGGACAGCCCGGCGACTGGCGACCGGGTGGCCGTCGAACCGCACTACCGCTGCGGCACGTGCCCACGCTGCCGCGCCGGTGAGTACAACATCTGCCGGCACTTCGGCTTCGCCGGGCTGGTGGGCGACGGCGGGCCGGCCGAGTACGCCGTCGTCCAGTCGTACATGGCGCACCGGCTGCCGCCGGACGTGCCCCTCGAACAGGCCGCGCTCTTCGAACCGGCCTCGGTCGCCCTGCACGCGCTGCGGCGCGCCGGGGACGTGCGCAGCGTGGCCGTCGTCGGCCTGGAGCCGGTGGGGCTGCTGACCGTACTGCTCGCGGCGCGGCGCGGGATACGGCGGATCATCGCGGCCGACGTGCGGCCCGACCGGCTCGCGCTCGCCGGACGGCTGGGCGCGACCGACCTGGCCGACGCCCGCGACGCCGCCGACCCGCGCAGGCCGGATCCCCGCGCGGGCGAGCGCATCCGCCGCCTGGCCGGCGCCGAAGGCGTGGACGCCGCGTTCGAGGCCGTCGGCTCGCAGTCCGCGCTGGACGCCTGCCTCGCGGCCACCCGGCGCGGGGGCCGGACCGTCCTGATCGGTCTGGCCCCACGGCTCGCCTTCGACGCCCTCGCCCTGGTCAACAACGAACAGTCCATCGTGGCCGGCGTCGGCTACCGCGACACCTACCCCGAGCTGATCCGGCTGGTCCGCGAAGGCGGCCTCGACCTCACGCCCGTGGTCACCTCGGTCGTTCCGCTGGAGGCCGTCGTCGAGCGGGGTTTCGCGGCGCTGCTGGAGAGGGCGGGGACGGACATCAAGATCCTGGCGGCTCCGGGCCGTCCGCGCGGAGCCGTGTTCGGGCGCGGCGTCGCGGAGTAG
- a CDS encoding ABC transporter ATP-binding protein, giving the protein MNTTPVNTTPVISVRGLRKDFPGPSGGVLTVLDDVTFDLYEGQVVALLGKSGSGKSTLLRHVAGLLAPSGGTVHYRGEPVTGPNRGTAMLFQSFALMPWLTVQQNVELGLQARGVHAVERRGRALRAIDMVGLDGFENAYPKELSGGMRQRVGFARALVVEPDVLLMDEPFSALDVLTAQTLRNELLELLAHPDSPTRTVLLVTHSIEEAVQLADRILVLDTHPGRIKADLRVALPQPRDRRDDGFQALVEDAYEALTGQRTAPAAGPGQDPLRAAEPLPTATVEALTGLLEVLDTRGGAVELAALADALAYEVDDLMPVVEAAQLLGYARVADNRLYLTVTGRGFARADILPRKHLFAAAALANVPLIATIRTLLLASDSGRLREPYLIGRLCGNASERAAHRQLATAVTWGRYAELYEYDADDRVLLLPAEHRRHAA; this is encoded by the coding sequence ATGAACACCACTCCTGTGAACACCACCCCCGTCATCAGCGTCCGCGGCCTCCGCAAGGACTTCCCCGGGCCCTCCGGCGGCGTCCTGACGGTCCTCGACGACGTGACCTTCGACCTGTACGAGGGCCAGGTCGTGGCGCTGCTCGGCAAGTCCGGGTCGGGCAAGTCGACGCTGCTGCGCCACGTCGCCGGGCTGCTGGCGCCCTCCGGCGGCACCGTGCACTACCGGGGCGAGCCGGTCACCGGCCCCAACCGCGGCACCGCGATGCTCTTCCAGTCCTTCGCCCTGATGCCGTGGCTGACGGTGCAGCAGAACGTCGAACTCGGCCTCCAGGCCCGCGGCGTGCACGCCGTCGAGCGGCGGGGCCGGGCGCTGCGCGCCATCGACATGGTCGGCCTGGACGGCTTCGAGAACGCCTACCCCAAGGAGCTGTCCGGCGGTATGCGGCAGCGGGTGGGCTTCGCCCGCGCCCTGGTCGTCGAGCCGGACGTGCTCCTGATGGACGAGCCGTTCTCCGCCCTGGACGTGCTGACCGCGCAGACCCTCCGCAACGAGCTGCTGGAACTGCTCGCCCACCCCGACTCCCCCACCCGCACCGTCCTGCTGGTCACCCACTCCATCGAGGAGGCGGTCCAGCTCGCCGACCGCATCCTGGTGCTCGACACCCATCCCGGGCGGATCAAGGCCGACCTGCGGGTCGCCCTGCCGCAGCCCCGCGACCGCCGCGACGACGGCTTCCAGGCGCTGGTCGAGGACGCGTACGAAGCACTGACCGGGCAGCGCACCGCGCCTGCTGCCGGCCCCGGTCAGGACCCGCTGCGGGCCGCCGAGCCGCTGCCGACCGCCACCGTGGAAGCGCTCACCGGCCTGCTGGAGGTCCTGGACACCCGGGGCGGGGCCGTGGAGCTGGCGGCGCTGGCCGACGCGCTGGCGTACGAGGTGGACGATCTAATGCCGGTGGTCGAGGCGGCGCAGCTGCTCGGCTACGCCAGGGTCGCGGACAACCGGCTGTACCTGACGGTCACCGGCCGCGGCTTCGCCCGTGCCGACATCCTGCCGCGCAAGCACCTGTTCGCGGCCGCCGCGCTCGCCAACGTCCCGCTGATCGCCACCATCCGCACGCTCCTGCTGGCCTCCGACAGCGGCCGGCTGCGCGAGCCGTACCTGATCGGGCGGCTGTGCGGCAACGCCTCCGAGCGCGCCGCGCACCGGCAGCTGGCCACCGCGGTCACCTGGGGCCGCTACGCCGAGCTGTACGAGTACGACGCCGACGACCGTGTGCTGCTGCTCCCCGCCGAGCACCGCCGCCACGCCGCCTGA